The following proteins come from a genomic window of Streptomyces sp. Sge12:
- the rplN gene encoding 50S ribosomal protein L14, producing MIQQESRLRIADNTGAKEILCIRVLGGSGRRYAGIGDVIVATVKDAIPGGNVKKGDVVKAVIVRTVKERRRQDGSYIRFDENAAVILKNDGDPRGTRIFGPVGRELREKKFMKIISLAPEVL from the coding sequence GTGATCCAGCAGGAGTCGCGACTGCGTATCGCCGACAACACTGGTGCAAAGGAGATCCTTTGCATCCGTGTTCTCGGTGGTTCCGGTCGCCGCTACGCGGGCATCGGTGACGTCATCGTCGCCACCGTCAAGGACGCGATCCCCGGTGGCAACGTGAAGAAGGGTGACGTCGTCAAGGCGGTCATCGTTCGCACCGTCAAGGAGCGTCGCCGCCAGGACGGCTCGTACATCCGCTTCGACGAGAACGCCGCCGTCATTCTGAAGAACGACGGCGACCCTCGCGGCACCCGTATCTTCGGCCCGGTGGGCCGTGAGCTGCGCGAGAAGAAGTTCATGAAGATCATCTCGCTCGCGCCGGAGGTGCTGTAA
- the rplX gene encoding 50S ribosomal protein L24 — MKIKKGDLVQVITGKDKGKQGKVIVAFPADNRVLVEGVNRVKKHTKAAQNQAGGIVITEAPVHVSNVQLVVEKDGKKVVTRVGYRFDDEGNKIRVAKRTGEDI; from the coding sequence ATGAAGATCAAGAAGGGCGACCTGGTTCAGGTCATCACCGGTAAGGACAAGGGCAAGCAGGGCAAGGTCATCGTCGCCTTCCCCGCCGACAACCGCGTCCTGGTCGAGGGTGTCAACCGGGTCAAGAAGCACACCAAGGCTGCGCAGAACCAGGCCGGTGGCATTGTGATCACCGAGGCCCCGGTCCACGTCAGCAACGTTCAGCTGGTTGTGGAGAAGGACGGCAAGAAGGTCGTCACCCGCGTCGGCTACCGCTTCGACGACGAGGGCAACAAGATCCGCGTTGCCAAGCGGACGGGTGAGGACATCTGA
- the rpmD gene encoding 50S ribosomal protein L30 → MARLKITQTKSYIGSKQNHRDTLRSLGLKRLNDVVVKEDRPEFRGMVHTVRHLVTVEEVD, encoded by the coding sequence ATGGCTCGCCTCAAGATCACGCAGACGAAGTCGTACATCGGCAGCAAGCAGAACCACCGCGACACTCTGCGTTCGCTCGGGCTCAAGCGCCTGAACGACGTGGTCGTCAAGGAGGACCGCCCCGAGTTCCGCGGAATGGTGCACACCGTCCGCCACCTCGTGACGGTTGAGGAGGTTGACTAA
- the rplO gene encoding 50S ribosomal protein L15: MAENSPLKAHNLRPAPGAKTAKTRVGRGEASKGKTAGRGTKGQKARYQIPQRFEGGQMPLHMRLPKLKGFKNPFRTEFQVVNLDKLGALYPEGGEVTVADLVAKGAVRKNSLVKVLGQGEISVALQVSVDAVSASAKEKIAAAGGTVTELV, from the coding sequence ATGGCTGAGAACAGCCCGCTGAAGGCCCACAACCTCCGTCCCGCCCCCGGCGCCAAGACCGCGAAGACCCGTGTCGGTCGTGGTGAGGCGTCGAAGGGTAAGACGGCCGGTCGTGGTACGAAGGGCCAGAAGGCCCGTTACCAGATCCCGCAGCGCTTCGAGGGTGGGCAGATGCCCCTCCACATGCGCCTGCCGAAGCTCAAGGGCTTCAAGAACCCGTTCCGCACCGAGTTCCAGGTCGTGAACCTGGACAAGCTCGGCGCTCTCTACCCCGAGGGTGGAGAAGTCACGGTGGCCGACCTGGTCGCCAAGGGCGCGGTTCGCAAGAACAGCCTCGTCAAGGTCCTGGGCCAGGGCGAGATCTCCGTGGCGCTGCAGGTTTCGGTTGACGCCGTTTCCGCCTCCGCCAAGGAGAAGATTGCCGCTGCCGGCGGCACCGTCACCGAGCTCGTCTAA
- the rplR gene encoding 50S ribosomal protein L18, with protein sequence MAYGVKIAKGDAYKRAAKARRHIRIRKNVSGTAERPRLVVTRSNRNIVAQVIDDLQGHTLASASTLDASIRGGEGDKSSQAQAVGALVAERAKAAGVETVVFDRGGNRYAGRIAALADAAREAGLKF encoded by the coding sequence ATGGCATACGGTGTGAAGATCGCCAAGGGCGACGCGTACAAGCGCGCTGCCAAGGCTCGCCGCCACATCCGCATCCGCAAGAACGTCTCGGGTACGGCGGAGCGTCCGCGCCTCGTCGTGACGCGTTCCAACCGCAACATCGTTGCTCAGGTCATCGACGACCTCCAGGGTCACACCCTGGCGTCCGCGTCGACCCTGGACGCTTCGATCCGCGGTGGCGAAGGCGACAAGAGCTCGCAGGCCCAGGCTGTCGGCGCGCTCGTCGCCGAGCGTGCCAAGGCTGCGGGTGTCGAGACCGTTGTGTTCGACCGCGGTGGCAACCGATACGCCGGGCGCATTGCCGCTCTGGCTGACGCCGCCCGCGAAGCCGGGCTGAAGTTCTAA
- the rplF gene encoding 50S ribosomal protein L6 codes for MSRIGKLPIQVPAGVDVTIDGSTVAVKGPKGSLSHTVKAPIAVVKGEDGVLNVTRPNDERQNKALHGLSRTLVANMITGVTTGYVKALEISGVGYRVLAKGSNLEFQLGYSHPILVEAPEGISFKVESPTKFTVEGIDKQKVGEVAANIRKLRKPDPYKAKGVKYAGEVIRRKVGKAGK; via the coding sequence ATGTCGCGAATCGGCAAGCTCCCCATCCAGGTTCCCGCCGGTGTGGACGTCACCATCGATGGCAGCACGGTCGCGGTGAAGGGCCCCAAGGGTTCCCTCTCCCACACCGTCAAGGCTCCCATCGCCGTTGTTAAGGGCGAGGACGGCGTTCTGAACGTCACCCGTCCGAACGACGAGCGTCAGAACAAGGCCCTGCACGGCCTGTCCCGCACGCTGGTGGCGAACATGATCACCGGTGTGACCACGGGATACGTCAAGGCTCTCGAGATCAGCGGTGTCGGTTACCGTGTCCTGGCGAAGGGCTCCAACCTGGAGTTCCAGCTGGGTTACAGCCACCCGATCCTGGTGGAGGCGCCCGAGGGCATCTCCTTCAAGGTCGAGTCGCCGACCAAGTTCACGGTCGAGGGCATCGACAAGCAGAAGGTCGGCGAGGTCGCCGCCAACATCCGCAAGCTGCGGAAGCCCGACCCGTACAAGGCCAAGGGTGTCAAGTACGCCGGCGAAGTCATCCGCCGCAAGGTCGGAAAGGCTGGTAAGTAG
- the rpsH gene encoding 30S ribosomal protein S8, whose protein sequence is MTMTDPIADMLTRLRNANSAYHDTVVMPHSKIKSHIAEILKQEGFITGWKVEDAEVGKNLVLELKFGPNRERSIAGIKRISKPGLRVYAKSTNLPKVLGGLGVAIISTSHGLLTGQQAGKKGVGGEVLAYVW, encoded by the coding sequence ATGACCATGACTGACCCGATCGCAGACATGCTGACCCGTCTGCGTAACGCTAACTCGGCGTACCACGACACCGTCGTGATGCCGCACAGCAAGATCAAGTCGCACATCGCAGAGATCCTCAAGCAGGAGGGTTTCATCACCGGCTGGAAGGTCGAGGACGCCGAGGTCGGCAAGAACCTCGTCCTCGAGCTGAAGTTCGGGCCGAACCGTGAGCGCTCCATCGCGGGCATCAAGCGGATCTCGAAGCCCGGTCTGCGCGTGTACGCGAAGTCCACCAACCTGCCGAAGGTGCTCGGCGGCCTGGGCGTGGCGATCATCTCCACGTCGCACGGTCTGCTCACCGGCCAGCAGGCAGGCAAGAAGGGCGTAGGTGGGGAAGTCCTCGCCTACGTCTGGTAG
- the rpsQ gene encoding 30S ribosomal protein S17 yields MSENNVTEKTERGFRKTREGLVVSDKMDKTVVVAVEDRVKHALYGKVIRRTNKLKAHDEQNAAGVGDRVLIMETRPLSASKRWRIVEILEKAK; encoded by the coding sequence ATGAGCGAGAACAACGTGACTGAGAAGACCGAGCGCGGTTTCCGCAAGACCCGTGAGGGTCTGGTCGTCAGCGACAAGATGGACAAGACCGTCGTCGTCGCCGTCGAGGACCGCGTCAAGCACGCCCTGTACGGCAAGGTCATCCGCCGTACGAACAAGCTCAAGGCGCACGACGAGCAGAACGCTGCCGGCGTCGGCGACCGCGTCCTCATCATGGAGACGCGTCCGCTGTCGGCGAGCAAGCGCTGGCGCATCGTCGAGATCCTCGAGAAGGCCAAGTAA
- the rplE gene encoding 50S ribosomal protein L5: protein MATTPRLKTKYREDIAGKLREEFSYENVMQIPGLVKIVVNMGVGDAARDSKLIDGAIKDLTTITGQKPAVTKARKSIAQFKLREGQPIGCHVTLRGDRMWEFLDRTLSLALPRIRDFRGLSPKQFDGRGNYTFGLTEQVMFHEIDQDKIDRTRGMDITVVTTATNDDEGRALLRHLGFPFKEA, encoded by the coding sequence ATGGCTACCACTCCGCGTCTCAAGACGAAGTACCGCGAGGACATCGCGGGCAAGCTGCGTGAGGAGTTCTCCTACGAGAACGTCATGCAGATTCCCGGCCTCGTGAAGATCGTGGTCAACATGGGTGTGGGCGACGCCGCCCGCGACTCCAAGCTGATCGACGGCGCCATCAAGGACCTGACGACGATCACCGGTCAGAAGCCGGCCGTCACGAAGGCCCGCAAGTCCATCGCGCAGTTCAAGCTGCGCGAGGGTCAGCCGATCGGCTGCCACGTCACCCTCCGTGGTGACCGCATGTGGGAGTTCCTGGACCGTACGCTGTCGCTCGCGCTGCCGCGTATCCGTGACTTCCGTGGTCTGTCGCCGAAGCAGTTCGACGGCCGTGGTAACTACACGTTCGGTCTCACGGAGCAGGTCATGTTCCACGAGATCGACCAGGACAAGATCGACCGTACCCGGGGTATGGACATCACCGTGGTCACCACGGCGACCAACGACGACGAGGGCCGTGCCCTCCTTCGTCACCTCGGCTTCCCCTTCAAGGAGGCGTAA
- the rpsE gene encoding 30S ribosomal protein S5, whose translation MAGPQRRGSGAGGGERRDRKGRDGGPAAEKTAYVERVVAINRVAKVVKGGRRFSFTALVVVGDGDGTVGVGYGKAKEVPAAIAKGVEEAKKNFFKVPRIQGTIPHPIQGEKAAGVVLLKPASPGTGVIAGGPVRAVLECAGVHDILSKSLGSDNAINIVHATVAALQGLQRPEEIAARRGLPLEDVAPAALLRARAGAGA comes from the coding sequence ATGGCTGGACCCCAGCGCCGCGGAAGCGGTGCCGGTGGCGGCGAGCGGCGGGACCGGAAGGGTCGCGACGGTGGCCCTGCCGCCGAGAAGACCGCTTACGTTGAGCGCGTTGTCGCGATCAACCGCGTCGCCAAGGTTGTCAAGGGTGGTCGCCGCTTCAGCTTCACCGCGCTGGTCGTGGTGGGCGACGGTGACGGCACTGTAGGTGTCGGTTACGGCAAGGCCAAGGAAGTTCCCGCGGCCATCGCCAAGGGTGTCGAGGAAGCGAAGAAGAACTTCTTCAAGGTTCCGCGCATCCAGGGCACCATCCCTCACCCGATCCAGGGCGAGAAGGCTGCGGGCGTCGTCCTGCTGAAGCCTGCTTCCCCCGGTACCGGTGTTATCGCCGGTGGCCCGGTGCGCGCCGTTCTGGAGTGCGCCGGCGTTCACGACATCCTGTCGAAGTCCCTGGGCTCCGACAACGCGATCAACATCGTGCACGCGACCGTGGCGGCCCTCCAGGGCCTGCAGCGTCCCGAGGAGATCGCGGCTCGCCGTGGTCTGCCCCTCGAGGACGTCGCCCCCGCGGCTCTGCTTCGTGCACGTGCTGGGGCGGGTGCGTAA
- a CDS encoding type Z 30S ribosomal protein S14 — protein sequence MAKKALIAKAARKPKFGVRAYTRCQRCGRPHSVYRKFGLCRVCLREMAHRGELPGVTKSSW from the coding sequence ATGGCGAAGAAGGCTCTCATCGCGAAGGCTGCCCGCAAGCCCAAGTTCGGTGTGCGTGCGTACACCCGCTGCCAGCGCTGCGGTCGCCCTCACTCCGTGTACCGCAAGTTCGGCCTGTGCCGCGTCTGCCTTCGTGAGATGGCTCACCGTGGCGAGCTGCCGGGCGTGACCAAGAGCTCCTGGTAA